In Lineus longissimus chromosome 13, tnLinLong1.2, whole genome shotgun sequence, one genomic interval encodes:
- the LOC135498335 gene encoding leucine-rich repeat-containing protein 15-like — MKIWQTSAIDFYFRLLFLVAGLNLCRAKSPSSKCDVKYLEKTTILDCRDRGHSQVPQVNDILRRNIDVIDLSHNNIRTLQDGAFARLPPAKSILLENNKIMDVLPGAFAGRENVIETINLSGNNLTCFPVKAVFQLRTLKKLFLSGNKIVYNRQEDTMIAEHDRGLWLEELSLDNNPLGTFYDNGYKFGVDLKMLNIAKTGIRSLPWFVKDLTNLHSLDISGNRIRISKRNENAISQLQRLRILRMGDMKLRQVPRLRLQNLREFYLDHNRIFLLPTGAFQDLNNLQSLSLDKNKFRTISNHAFLGVADTLEKVSLAECTLSEFPSALAGLANLKRLILSDNRLSEIQTSLLKYKQNLEALYLDDNRFEHVPYGIRTLKQLKVLGFSNNEISEIDVNIFYELANLEYLHFQGNQITSMNPVIFTGLNGPMKLDIMSNHVTNLDMCFLSTKVDHLYIHGNPVVCDCALYWLFKGDKIVDDSSRCHGNNKYAGYTFKEMISRVEENESCSEFDKEMYLGYC; from the exons ATGAAG ATTTGGCAAACATCAGCAATTGATTTCTACTTCCGGTTACTGTTCCTGGTTGCCGGACTCAATCTCTGCAGAGCGAAATCTCCGTCCTCGAAATGTGACGTGAAATACTTGGAGAAAACCACGATACTGGACTGTCGGGACCGAGGTCACTCCCAG GTTCCTCAGGTCAATGACATCCTGAGACGGAATATTGACGTCATCGACTTGTCGCACAACAACATCCGGACACTTCAAGATGGTGCATTCGCTCGTCTTCCACCGGCCAAGTCCATTCTTCTCGAAAACAACAAAATCATGGATGTGCTACCGGGAGCCTTTGCCGGTCGGGAAAATGTGATTGAGACCATCAATCTGTCGGGAAACAATCTGACGTGTTTTCCAGTGAAGGCTGTGTTTCAGTTGCGGACGTTGAAAAAGCTGTTTTTGAGCGGGAACAAAATAGTTTACAATCGCCAAGAAGACACAATGATTGCCGAACATGACCGAGGGTTGTGGCTGGAGGAGTTGTCGCTCGACAACAATCCCCTCGGAACATTCTACGACAATGGATACAAATTCGGCGTCGATTTGAAAATGCTGAACATAGCCAAGACAGGTATTCGCtcattgccatggtttgtgaaGGACTTGACCAATCTGCATTCATTAGACATTTCGGGAAACAGAATTCGGATTTCAAAGCGGAACGAAAATGCTATCAGCCAATTGCAGCGGTTGAGGATTCTGCGCATGGGCGATATGAAACTGAGGCAAGTACCCAGGTTACGTTTGCAAAATCTGAGAGAGTTCTATTTGGACCACAACAGGATTTTTCTGTTGCCAACGGGCGCATTTCAGGATCTCAACAATTTACAATCGCTCTCTTTGGATAAGAATAAATTTCGGACTATTTCCAATCATGCCTTTCTGGGCGTTGCAGACACGCTGGAAAAGGTTTCTCTGGCCGAATGCACACTATCCGAGTTCCCATCGGCCCTTGCTGGCTTGGCCAATCTCAAACGCTTAATTCTGTCTGACAATAGGTTATCAGAAATTCAGACGTCATTGTTGAAATATAAACAGAATTTAGAGGCGTTGTACCTGGACGATAATAGGTTCGAACATGTGCCCTATGGGATAAGAACCCTAAAACAATTAAAAGTACTAGGTTTCTCAAATAATGAAATCAGTGAAATTGATGTGAACATTTTCTACGAACTGGCAAATTTAGAGTATCTGCATTTCCAGGGCAACCAGATAACTTCTATGAATCCGGTGATTTTCACTGGATTGAATGGACCAATGAAATTAGACATTATGAGCAATCACGTGACCAACTTGGACATGTGTTTCCTGAGCACCAAAGTGGATCATCTATATATTCACGGGAATCCCGTGGTTTGCGATTGCGCCCTCTATTGGCTGTTCAAGGGGGACAAAATTGTTGATGACAGTTcacgttgtcatggtaacaacAAATATGCTGGATATACCTTTAAGGAAATGATCAGCAGAGTGGAGGAGAATGAATCGTGTTCCGAGTTTGACAAAGAAATGTACTTAGGATATTGCTGA
- the LOC135498136 gene encoding uncharacterized protein LOC135498136, translated as MADQTQMEPPEAEYEWSADRDVEDVIAGLDLSTLTPTEDIENLDQSNQGSECSSREGASVDGSEGNRADTASLSSEQSEQKSVTSDLSGLDNVWMEDTATGQLEPIKDKFASHPEPKPTRKKSITKNPFKYLQRKLSKGEMVPLSIPDTDLSQIRVDSLPQQFVTKYLGCLPTSGVQGLKHIRKPVDTLVRRVTESDKKKDLPLVQLTVWGKGVQATLHPKTTSRDFEPHVMPVEFISYAVQDTKYYKIFAFINVTEVTSNTQKVECHAYVCDSAATARKLTLSVAKAFQLYAGKLGGGRFEFKVDLRTPDEIKREKMEKRKSRKGSDFEA; from the coding sequence ATGGCCGACCAGACGCAGATGGAGCCACCAGAGGCAGAGTATGAATGGTCAGCTGACCGCGACGTGGAAGACGTTATCGCTGGCCTTGACCTTTCGACCTTGACCCCCACGGAAGATATCGAAAATTTAGACCAATCAAATCAGGGAAGTGAGTGTTCGTCAAGAGAGGGCGCCAGTGTCGATGGCAGTGAGGGCAACCGTGCGGACACGGCTAGCTTGAGTTCGGAACAAAGTGAACAGAAAAGTGTCACATCAGATCTGAGTGGGTTGGACAATGTTTGGATGGAGGACACAGCGACGGGGCAGTTAGAACCTATAAAAGATAAATTTGCTTCCCACCCGGAACCGAAACCGACAAGGAAAAAATCCATCACGAAAAATCCGTTTAAATACCTCCAGAGGAAGTTGAGCAAAGGCGAGATGGTTCCTTTATCAATTCCCGATACTGATCTCTCACAAATTCGCGTGGACAGCCTCCCACAGCAGTTTGTGACCAAGTATTTGGGCTGTCTGCCAACATCTGGTGTCCAGGGGCTCAAACATATCCGTAAACCAGTGGATACCCTGGTGAGGCGGGTGACGGAATCCGACAAGAAAAAGGATCTTCCGCTTGTGCAGTTGACCGTCTGGGGAAAGGGTGTCCAGGCGACGCTACACCCTAAGACGACGTCCAGAGACTTTGAGCCCCATGTCATGCCCGTGGAGTTTATCTCATATGCCGTGCAGGACACTAAATATTACAAAATTTTCGCGTTTATCAACGTGACGGAGGTAACGTCAAACACTCAGAAGGTCGAGTGTCACGCTTATGTTTGTGACTCTGCCGCCACCGCGAGGAAACTGACCCTGTCCGTTGCCAAAGCTTTTCAGCTGTATGCTGGGAAGCTCGGCGGCGGACGATTTGAATTTAAGGTAGACTTGCGCACGCCGGACGAGATTAAACGTgagaaaatggagaaaagaaagAGTAGAAAAGGATCCGATTTTGAGGCTTGA
- the LOC135497868 gene encoding pyruvate dehydrogenase (acetyl-transferring) kinase, mitochondrial-like isoform X2: MRLTRRLLQNAAQLLDYYSQFHPSSLTMKQFIDFGTKNACEKTSFIFLRKELPVRLANIMKEIHLLPDSLLSMPSVQLVESWYLQSFREILEYERADAGDGSILTEFCEKLSTIRNRHVNVVETMAQGVIEMRDSFGRDHNVENQIQYFLDRFYMSRVSIRMLINQHTLIFGANLNNHPRHIGCIDPNCDVLAVVQDAYENAQFLCDQYYLTSPKVDIQFHNALESKNPIQMVYVPSHLYHMLFELFKNAMRAVVEYHGTASDDYPVIKVMICKGKEDVTIKMTDQGGGIPRNHIDLLFNYMYSTAPQPESSGSTSAPLAGYGYGLPLSRLYAKYFQGDLILSSMEGHGTDAIIYLKVFPGEACELLPIYNKTSFRQYQHSIPVGDWSNPAHTTGLHTVLHYPHTHPRQYHTSASLRGSHDIIKPTIRRH; this comes from the exons ATGCGGTTAACGCGGCGACTTCTGCAGAATGCAGCACAATTGCTGGATTATTATTCCCAATTTCACCCGTCGTCCTTGACCATGAAACAGTTTATTGATTTCG GGACCAAAAATGCCTGCGAGAAGACATCGTTCATCTTCCTGCGCAAAGAGCTACCGGTCCGGCTGGCAAATATCATGAAAGAGATCCACTTGCTGCCAGACAGTCTTCTCAGTATGCCATCGGTACAACTGGTAGAGAGCTG GTATTTACAAAGTTTTCGGGAGATCTTGGAATATGAACGAGCTGATGCTGGGGATGGTTCTATTTTAACTGA ATTCTGTGAAAAATTGTCAACGATACGTAACCGCCATGTTAATGTTGTGGAAACCATGGCTCAG GGTGTTATAGAGATGAGGGACAGCTTTGGCCGAGATCATAATGTGGAAAATCAAATCCAGTACTTCTTAGACAGATTCTACATGAGCCGAGTTAGTATACGAATGTTAATCAACCAACACA CGTTAATATTTGGTGCCAATCTGAACAACCATCCCAGGCATATAGGCTGTATAGACCCTAACTGTGACGTTTTAGCTGTTGTACAAG ATGCCTATGAGAATGCCCAGTTCCTATGCGACCAGTACTATCTGACTTCGCCTAAAGTCGACATTCAGTTTCACAATG CATTAGAATCCAAGAATCCGATCCAGATGGTGTATGTGCCCTCCCATCTCTATCACATGCTGTTTGAGTTGTTCAAGAATGCCATGCGAGCCGTTGTGGAATACCATGGCACTGCCAGCGATGACTATCCCGTTATCAAAGTGATGATTTGTAAAGGCAAGGAGGACGTTACTATCAAG ATGACAGACCAAGGTGGTGGTATTCCCAGGAATCACATCGATCTGCtgtttaactacatgtactccacAGCTCCTCAACCGGAATCATCAGGGTCTACTTCAGCACCACTG GCTGGCTATGGCTATGGTTTACCGCTCTCAAGACTTTACGCCAAGTATTTCCAGGGTGATCTGATCCTCAGCTCAATGGAGGGTCATGGCACAGATGCCATCATTTATCTCAAG GTTTTTCCCGGCGAAGCGTGTGAACTGCTTCCCATCTACAACAAGACGTCATTCAGACAATATCAACACAGCATCCCGGTCGGAGACTGGAGTAACCCAGCGCACACGACTGGTCTGCACACAGTCCTCCACTACCCTCACACGCATCCCCGCCAGTACCATACATCGGCGTCACTACGAGGCTCCCATGACATCATTAAGCCAACGATACGACGTCATTGA
- the LOC135497868 gene encoding pyruvate dehydrogenase (acetyl-transferring) kinase, mitochondrial-like isoform X1 translates to MRLTRRLLQNAAQLLDYYSQFHPSSLTMKQFIDFGTKNACEKTSFIFLRKELPVRLANIMKEIHLLPDSLLSMPSVQLVESWYLQSFREILEYERADAGDGSILTEFCEKLSTIRNRHVNVVETMAQGVIEMRDSFGRDHNVENQIQYFLDRFYMSRVSIRMLINQHTLIFGANLNNHPRHIGCIDPNCDVLAVVQDAYENAQFLCDQYYLTSPKVDIQFHNASPTGRPDGALESKNPIQMVYVPSHLYHMLFELFKNAMRAVVEYHGTASDDYPVIKVMICKGKEDVTIKMTDQGGGIPRNHIDLLFNYMYSTAPQPESSGSTSAPLAGYGYGLPLSRLYAKYFQGDLILSSMEGHGTDAIIYLKVFPGEACELLPIYNKTSFRQYQHSIPVGDWSNPAHTTGLHTVLHYPHTHPRQYHTSASLRGSHDIIKPTIRRH, encoded by the exons ATGCGGTTAACGCGGCGACTTCTGCAGAATGCAGCACAATTGCTGGATTATTATTCCCAATTTCACCCGTCGTCCTTGACCATGAAACAGTTTATTGATTTCG GGACCAAAAATGCCTGCGAGAAGACATCGTTCATCTTCCTGCGCAAAGAGCTACCGGTCCGGCTGGCAAATATCATGAAAGAGATCCACTTGCTGCCAGACAGTCTTCTCAGTATGCCATCGGTACAACTGGTAGAGAGCTG GTATTTACAAAGTTTTCGGGAGATCTTGGAATATGAACGAGCTGATGCTGGGGATGGTTCTATTTTAACTGA ATTCTGTGAAAAATTGTCAACGATACGTAACCGCCATGTTAATGTTGTGGAAACCATGGCTCAG GGTGTTATAGAGATGAGGGACAGCTTTGGCCGAGATCATAATGTGGAAAATCAAATCCAGTACTTCTTAGACAGATTCTACATGAGCCGAGTTAGTATACGAATGTTAATCAACCAACACA CGTTAATATTTGGTGCCAATCTGAACAACCATCCCAGGCATATAGGCTGTATAGACCCTAACTGTGACGTTTTAGCTGTTGTACAAG ATGCCTATGAGAATGCCCAGTTCCTATGCGACCAGTACTATCTGACTTCGCCTAAAGTCGACATTCAGTTTCACAATG CCAGCCCCACAGGGAGACCGGATGGAG CATTAGAATCCAAGAATCCGATCCAGATGGTGTATGTGCCCTCCCATCTCTATCACATGCTGTTTGAGTTGTTCAAGAATGCCATGCGAGCCGTTGTGGAATACCATGGCACTGCCAGCGATGACTATCCCGTTATCAAAGTGATGATTTGTAAAGGCAAGGAGGACGTTACTATCAAG ATGACAGACCAAGGTGGTGGTATTCCCAGGAATCACATCGATCTGCtgtttaactacatgtactccacAGCTCCTCAACCGGAATCATCAGGGTCTACTTCAGCACCACTG GCTGGCTATGGCTATGGTTTACCGCTCTCAAGACTTTACGCCAAGTATTTCCAGGGTGATCTGATCCTCAGCTCAATGGAGGGTCATGGCACAGATGCCATCATTTATCTCAAG GTTTTTCCCGGCGAAGCGTGTGAACTGCTTCCCATCTACAACAAGACGTCATTCAGACAATATCAACACAGCATCCCGGTCGGAGACTGGAGTAACCCAGCGCACACGACTGGTCTGCACACAGTCCTCCACTACCCTCACACGCATCCCCGCCAGTACCATACATCGGCGTCACTACGAGGCTCCCATGACATCATTAAGCCAACGATACGACGTCATTGA
- the LOC135498137 gene encoding isoamyl acetate-hydrolyzing esterase 1 homolog, with protein sequence MCLRLFTNMLSSSTCVFRIFYPILCTKNKISIYCSRLNPTKSLKMSTSSSESMPLVPWPEVYCFGDSLMQRGYTEDGGWVCQLSDQLIRRCDVINRGLSGYNTRWCRMVLPRLLNKDLAKNIVCATILLGANDSVVKDMNPTQHVPIAEYRENLIEIVKFFQSVGVEREKIILMAPPPCDEEKYTEYCKENDRNMSKSQTETKLYAETCCSVAEETGVEVIDLFTLMMKVDDWPKFMGDGLHFSKKGSEFVFNKLWPSIDRRTKHLPFTLPDYKDINYTNPEESLEN encoded by the exons ATGTGTCTGCGACTGTTTACAAATATGCTATCATCTTCCACGTGTGTATTTCGAATTTTCTATCCGATTTTATgcacaaaaaacaaaataagcaTTTATTGTTCCAGGTTGAA TCCAACCAAATCTTTGAAAATGTCAACTTCAAGCAGTGAAAGCATGCCACTTGTTCCCTGGCCAGAAGTCTATTGTTTTGGAGATTCGCTGATGCAG CGGGGGTACACTGAAGATGGAGGTTGGGTGTGTCAGTTGTCAGACCAGCTCATCAG GAGATGTGACGTGATAAACCGTGGGCTTTCCGGCTACAACACACGCTGGTGCCGCATGGTCCTGCCGCGTCTCCTCAACAAAGACCTTGCGAAGAACATCGTCTGTGCTACCATCCTTCTTGGAGCCAATGATTCAGTCGTCAAGGACATGAATCCCACGCAACACGTTCCCATAGCTGAATACAGAGAGAACCTGATCGAAATCGTGAAATTCTTTCAG TCTGTTGGTGTAGAGCGAGAAAAAATCATCCTGATGGCACCACCACCCTGTGATGAGGAGAAGTATACTGAGTACTGTAAGGAAAACG ATCGCAATATGAGCAAGTCCCAGACTGAAACGAAACTGTATGCTGAGACGTGTTGCAGTGTTGCAGAGGAAACTGGTGTCGAGGTTATCGACCTCTTCACGCTCATGATGAAAGTTGAT GACTGGCCAAAGTTCATGGGCGATGGTCTTCACTTCTCTAAAAAAGGCTCCGAATTTGTGTTCAATAAGCTATGGCCCTCTATTGACCGTCGAACAAAACACCTGCCATTCACACTGCCAGATTACAAAGACATTAACTATACGAATCCTGAGGAGAGTCTCGAGAACTGA